The following proteins are encoded in a genomic region of Emys orbicularis isolate rEmyOrb1 chromosome 19, rEmyOrb1.hap1, whole genome shotgun sequence:
- the PTGER1 gene encoding prostaglandin E2 receptor EP1 subtype: protein MFTCHPPNVSLLGGPGSPGAPLPMPVGSLPLGNSSGGQRGPSPAMPIFSMMLGAVSNVVALAILAQSYARFRRRSKATFLLFASSLVITDFAGHVIPGAFVLQLYATRQKWDTMDSTGAMCQFFGACMVFFGLCPLFLGCVMAVERCVGVTRPLLHSSLVTSVRTKLTLLGLWASALGIALLPIFSFGTYTIQYPGTWCFIKVQPVENWCEVTFALLFSLLGLASLLVALVCNTLSGLSLVRARLRAQRKCGQRRAKAHDIEMVVQLVGIMVVSCICWSPILIFVVLAVGDKAGSLHYQHLLLLGVRLASWNQILDPWVYILLRRAVLRKLYGVLCRQPPGKGSRFERWEVSSFQSSERSMVGRS from the exons ATGTTCACCTGCCACCCGCCCAACGTCTCCCTGCTGGGGGGGCCCGGCAGCCCCGGGGCACCCCTCCCCATGCCTGTTGGCAGCTTGCCACTGGGGAACTCCTCGGGGGGCCAGAGGGGGCCCTCGCCGGCCATGCCCATCTTCTCCATGATGCTGGGCGCGGTCTCCAATGTGGTGGCCCTGGCCATCCTGGCGCAGTCCTACGCCCGCTTCCGGCGCCGCTCCAAGGCCACCTTCCTGCTCTTTGCCAGCAGCCTGGTCATCACGGACTTCGCCGGGCACGTCATCCCGGGCGCCTTCGTGCTGCAGCTCTACGCCACCCGGCAGAAATGGGACACCATGGACAGCACCGGCGCCATGTGCCAGTTCTTCGGCGCCTGCATGGTCTTCTTCGGCCTGTGCCCGCTCTTCCTGGGCTGCGTCATGGCGGTGGAGCGCTGCGTCGGGGTGACACGCCCGCTGCTCCACAGCTCGCTGGTCACCTCTGTCCGGACCAAACTCACTCTGCTGGGGCTCTGGGCCTCCGCCCTGGGCATTGCCCTGCTGCCCATCTTCAGCTTCGGCACCTACACCATCCAGTACCCGGGCACCTGGTGCTTCATCAAGGTGCAGCCGGTGGAGAACTGGTGCGAGGTGACCTTTGCCTTGCTCTTCTCCCTGCTGGGCCTGGCCTCCCTGCTGGTCGCCCTGGTCTGCAACACCCTGAGCGGGCTCAGCCTGGTGCGGGCACGGCTGCGGGCCCAGCGCAAATGCGGGCAGCGGCGCGCCAAGGCCCACGACATCGAGATGGTGGTGCAGCTGGTGGGCATCATGGTCGTCTCCTGCATCTGCTGGAGTCCTATCCTG atcTTCGTGGTGCTGGCGGTGGGCGACAAGGCCGGCTCGCTGCACTACCAGCACCTGCTGTTGCTGGGCGTGCGCCTGGCCTCCTGGAACCAGATCCTGGACCCCTGGGTGTACATCCTGCTGCGCCGGGCCGTGCTGCGCAAGTTGTACGGGGTGCTGTGCCGCCAGCCCCCAGGCAAGGGCAGCCGCTTCGAGCGCTGGGAGGTCAGCTCCTTCCAGAGCTCCGAGCGCAGCATGGTCGGCCGCTCGTA